Proteins co-encoded in one Actinomadura luteofluorescens genomic window:
- the fmt gene encoding methionyl-tRNA formyltransferase, with the protein MRLVFAGTPETALPALTALLGSSHEVVAVVTRPDGRSGRGRHLSASPVASLAAEAGVEVLKPAKARDPEFLDRLREIAPDCCPVVAYGALLPREALDIPRHGWVNLHFSLLPAWRGAAPVQRSILHGDDVTGAATFQIEEGLDTGPVYGVLTEPIRPDDTAGELLGRLAVAGADLLLDTMNGIEAGVLEPRPQPTDGVSHAAKLTPEDGHVDWKSPALHIDRLIRACTPAPGAWTNFRDARVKLGPVRPASGAAALAPGEISAGKSEVLVGTATHPVALGEVQPQGKRPMAAADWARGLNLTGKDALH; encoded by the coding sequence ATGCGGCTGGTCTTCGCCGGGACGCCCGAGACGGCGCTCCCGGCCCTGACGGCCCTTCTGGGGTCCTCGCACGAGGTCGTGGCGGTCGTGACCCGCCCCGACGGGCGTTCGGGGCGGGGGAGGCATCTGAGCGCCAGCCCGGTCGCCTCGCTCGCCGCCGAGGCCGGCGTTGAGGTGCTGAAGCCGGCGAAGGCCCGCGACCCCGAGTTCCTCGACCGGCTCCGGGAGATCGCGCCGGACTGCTGCCCGGTGGTCGCCTACGGCGCGCTGCTGCCCCGCGAGGCCCTGGACATCCCCCGCCACGGCTGGGTGAACCTGCACTTCTCGCTGCTGCCCGCCTGGCGCGGGGCCGCCCCCGTGCAGCGCTCGATCCTGCACGGCGACGACGTGACCGGCGCGGCCACGTTCCAGATCGAGGAGGGCCTGGACACCGGCCCGGTCTACGGCGTGCTCACCGAGCCGATCCGGCCGGACGACACCGCAGGCGAGCTGCTGGGACGGCTGGCCGTCGCCGGCGCGGACCTCCTGCTGGACACCATGAACGGGATCGAGGCGGGCGTCCTGGAGCCCCGGCCCCAGCCGACCGATGGGGTGTCCCACGCGGCGAAGCTGACGCCCGAGGACGGCCACGTCGACTGGAAGAGCCCGGCCCTGCACATCGACCGCCTGATCCGCGCCTGCACCCCGGCGCCGGGCGCGTGGACGAACTTCCGCGACGCGCGCGTCAAGCTCGGCCCCGTCCGTCCGGCCTCCGGCGCCGCCGCGCTGGCGCCCGGTGAGATCAGCGCGGGCAAGAGCGAGGTGCTGGTCGGCACGGCCACGCATCCCGTCGCGCTGGGCGAGGTGCAGCCGCAGGGCAAGCGCCCCATGGCCGCCGCCGACTGGGCTCGCGGCCTCAACCTCACCGGCAAGGACGCCCTGCACTGA
- the def gene encoding peptide deformylase produces MAVKPIRLFGDPVLRTPAEPVKDFDKELRQLVKDLTDTMIDAPGAGLAAPQLGVGLRVFTYYVDDRLGHVVNPTLDLSDEQETDDEGCLSLPGLAFPTPRSLGVVAKGFNMHGEPITLEGTHLLARCVQHETDHLDGIIFIDRMDPEQRKAAMKAIREAEWFGEPAPVVKESPHRTLGKAI; encoded by the coding sequence TTGGCCGTCAAGCCCATCCGCCTCTTCGGCGACCCCGTGCTGCGCACGCCCGCGGAGCCGGTGAAGGACTTCGACAAGGAGCTGCGCCAGCTCGTCAAGGACCTCACCGACACGATGATCGACGCCCCCGGCGCGGGCCTGGCCGCCCCCCAGCTCGGCGTCGGGCTGCGCGTGTTCACCTACTACGTCGACGACCGCCTCGGGCACGTGGTCAACCCGACGCTCGACCTGTCGGACGAGCAGGAGACCGACGACGAGGGCTGCCTGTCCCTGCCCGGCCTGGCGTTCCCCACGCCCCGCTCCCTCGGGGTGGTGGCGAAGGGCTTCAACATGCACGGGGAGCCGATCACGCTGGAGGGCACCCACCTGCTGGCGCGCTGCGTCCAGCACGAGACCGACCACCTCGACGGGATCATCTTCATCGACCGGATGGACCCCGAGCAGCGCAAGGCCGCGATGAAGGCGATCCGGGAGGCCGAGTGGTTCGGCGAGCCGGCGCCCGTCGTGAAGGAGTCGCCGCACCGCACCCTCGGGAAGGCGATCTAG